The Salvia miltiorrhiza cultivar Shanhuang (shh) chromosome 1, IMPLAD_Smil_shh, whole genome shotgun sequence genome has a window encoding:
- the LOC131005653 gene encoding uncharacterized protein LOC131005653, which yields MERGQLRNVNSDMAQFAKFAALRRLLHRHRRLIPPTELSSRPYSSRNAEWAHPPDFAGRNAYEILGVSPASSFAEIKASFRKLAKETHPDLASSQNHSSYASDRFIQILAAYEILSDATRRAHYDHYISSQRISVDEHNKRDTKIFMYNSFRHPTNEMEVVEWLKWYRHTINDILSERRVTSGSGYFDLLERDFYSAIHAAFYGPEIDSMDLLPDRFEADERSTHTTAEVLHLVTGRDLFGMVCLAKKYRELSDACTGKLVSSSLGSVQLADNVSGQHQSDADEDKDFQHQSVRTDYQSSDAYKDLELHLSGRVVAVAMRVPPKSEDEESEDQIHVYLTSLGDQFHERHQHPGYSHADSSGGHKIPLGVIKGLGTTPEEGTCYVYDNGGMKTHMIMKHRTLLVKHLHWFRVGDEISVCECRCSRARLPPSNYWLFEPRSAMHDIGGWYIETFGRDNKGKTVPAGRYWDGSDTNPKCEERLHPAIYLLALAYRTLDIEDVRRGKKRIKDIVELEISRVVTWFRKVS from the exons ATGGAAAGGGGGCAACTTAGAAACGTCAACTCCGATATGGCGCAATTTGCCAAGTTTGCCGCTCTCCGCCGTCTTCTCCACCGTCACCGCCGTTTGATTCCCCCGACGGAATTGTCATCCCGTCCGTATTCCTCCCGCAACGCCGAGTGGGCGCATCCTCCCGATTTCGCCGGAAGGAACGCTTATGAGATCCTTGGAGTATCTCCGGCGAGTTCATTTGCAGAAATTAAAGCTTCCTTTCGCAAATTGGCTAAGGAAACTCATCCCGATCTTGCCTCCTCGCAAAACCATTCATCTTATGCTTCCGATCGATTCATCCAAATTCTCGCTGCTTACGAG ATTCTCTCAGATGCTACCAGGAGAGCTCACTATGATCATTATATTTCATCTCAAAGAATCTCTGTTGATGAGCACAATAAACGAGATACCAAAATCTTCATGTACAACTCATTTCGTCACCCTACTAATGAGATGGAAGTTGTTGAATGGCTGAAATGGTATAGACACACAATAAATGACATTTTATCTGAAAGAAGAGTTACATCCGGATCGGGGTATTTTGATCTTCTGGAAAGAGATTTTTACTCGGCCATTCATGCAGCATTCTATGGACCTGAGATTGATTCTATGGATCTCCTTCCTGACCGTTTTGAAGCCGATGAGAGGTCTACGCATACTACAGCAGAGGTGCTACACTTAGTTACAGGTCGAGATCTTTTTGGCATGGTATGTCTCGCTAAGAAGTATCGTGAATTATCAGATGCGTGTACTGGAAAACTAGTATCTTCTTCTCTGGGTTCAGTACAGCTGGCCGATAATGTAAGCGGGCAACATCAATCTGATGCAGATGAGGACAAAGATTTCCAGCACCAATCTGTTCGTACTGATTATCAATCATCTGATGCGTACAAAGATCTAGAGTTACATTTATCTGGGAGAGTTGTGGCTGTGGCTATGAGAGTTCCACCAAAAAGTGAAGATGAGGAGTCTGAAGACCAGATACATGTTTATCTCACTTCACTTGGAGACCAATTTCATGAAAGGCATCAACATCCTGGATATTCGCATGCAGATTCCTCAGGTGGACATAAAATTCCTCTGGGTGTTATAAAAGGTTTGGGAACCACCCCTGAAGAAGGAACTTGCTATGTCTATGACAATGGTGGCATGAAGACTCATATGATTATGAAGCATAGAACATTGCTG GTGAAACACTTGCATTGGTTCCGAGTTGGAGATGAAATTTCAGTTTGTGAGTGTAGATGCAGTCGAGCTCGCTTGCCACCGAGCAA TTATTGGCTGTTTGAGCCTCGCAGTGCGATGCATGACATAGGAGGATGGTATATTGAGACATTTGGAAGAGATAACAAAGGAAAAACTGTTCCAGCCGGGAGATATTGGGATGGTTCAGATACAAATCCAAAGTGTGAGGA GAGACTTCATCCAGCAATATACTTGCTTGCTCTGGCCTACAGGACACTAGATATTGAAGATGTAAGAAGAGGGAAAAAGAGAATTAAAGATATAGTTGAATTAGAAATTTCAAGAGTAGTAACTTGGTTTAGGAAAGTTTCTTAG